Proteins from a single region of Nomascus leucogenys isolate Asia chromosome 2, Asia_NLE_v1, whole genome shotgun sequence:
- the PANK3 gene encoding pantothenate kinase 3 has protein sequence MKIKDAKKPSFPWFGMDIGGTLVKLSYFEPIDITAEEEQEEVESLKSIRKYLTSNVAYGSTGIRDVHLELKDLTLFGRRGNLHFIRFPTQDLPTFIQMGRDKNFSTLQTVLCATGGGAYKFEKDFRTIGNLHLHKLDELDCLVKGLLYIDSVSFNGQAECYYFANASEPERCQKMPFNLDDPYPLLVVNIGSGVSILAVHSKDNYKRVTGTSLGGGTFLGLCSLLTGCESFEEALEMASKGDSTQADKLVRDIYGGDYERFGLPGWAVASSFGNMIYKEKRESVSKEDLARATLVTITNNIGSVARMCAVNEKINRVVFVGNFLRVNTLSMKLLAYALDYWSKGQLKALFLEHEGYFGAVGALLGLPNFS, from the exons ATGAAGATCAAAGATGCCAAGAAACCCT CTTTCCCATGGTTTGGCATGGACATTGGGGGAACTCTAGTAAAGCTCTCGTACTTTGAACCTATTGATATCACAGCagaggaagaacaagaagaagTTGAGAGTTTAAAAAGTATTCGGAAATATTTGACTTCTAACGTGGCATATGGATCCACCGGCATTCGGGATGTACACCTTGAACTGAAAGATTTAACACTTTTTGGCCGAAGAGGGAACTTGCACTTTATCAGGTTTCCAACCCAGGACCTGCCGACTTTTATCCAAATGGGAAGAGATAAAAACTTCTCAACATTGCAAACGGTGCTATGTGCTACAGGAGGTGGTGCTTATAAGTTTGAAAAAGATTTTCGCACA ATTGGAAACCTCCACCTGCACAAACTGGATGAACTTGACTGCCTTGTAAAGGGCTTGCTGTATATAGACTCTGTCAGTTTCAATGGACAAGCCGAGTGCTATTATTTTGCTAATGCCTCAGAACCTGAGCGATGCCAAAAGATGCCTTTTAACCTGGATGATCCCTATCCACTGCTTGTAGTGAACATTGGCTCAGGAGTCAGTATTTTAGCAGTCCATTCCAAAGACAACTATAAACGAGTGACTGGGACAAG ccTTGGAGGGGGTACCTTTCTGGGTTTATGCAGTTTATTGACTGGCTGTGAAAGTTTTGAAGAGGCTCTTGAAATGGCATCCAAAGGTGATAGCACACAAGCTGACAAGCTGGTCCGTGATATTTATGGAGGAGATTATGAAAGATTTGGTTTGCCAGGTTGGGCTGTAGCATCTAG tTTTGGGAATATGATTTATAAGGAGAAGCGAGAATCTGTTAGTAAAGAAGATCTGGCAAGAGCTACTTTAGTTACTATCACCAATAACATTGGTTCTGTCGCACGAATGTGTGCTGTTAAtgag aaaataaacagagTTGTCTTTGTTGGAAACTTTTTACGTGTCAATACCCTCTCGATGAAACTTTTGGCATATGCACTGGATTACTGGTCAAAAGGTCAACTAAAAGCATTGTTTCTAGAACATGAG gGATACTTTGGAGCAGTTGGTGCACTTCTTGGGCTGCCAAATTTCAGCTAA